Proteins encoded by one window of Eremothecium cymbalariae DBVPG#7215 chromosome 1, complete sequence:
- the ERG3 gene encoding C-5 sterol desaturase (similar to Ashbya gossypii AFR151C), whose amino-acid sequence MDLVLEVCDSYVFDSLYANLFPVPASKQWSDGWPVGLWNGGGAWNDSSTGYFSRLGAIGGKPREVYGHRPYLFEMGDLAHQSLLPRYNVIRQSVSLFILVTIFGWLLYLGVATFSYVFIFDKSVFNHPRYLKNQMAMELKQALSAIPHMALLTIPWFLLELHGFSHLYMGIDYANYGLHYLVLECFTFILFTDFGVYLLHRWLHWPSVYKLLHKKHHKWLVCTPYASHAFHPVDGYIQSLPYHMYPFLFPLHKVLYLILFTFVNLWTVMIHGSEFLTNDPVINGVACHTVHHLYFNYNYGQFTTLCDRLGGSFRQPDKELFDPKLKKDRSVWEKQLQEVDRMIEMVDGVGDDRVYE is encoded by the coding sequence ATGGACTTAGTGTTGGAAGTTTGTGATTCTTATGTGTTTGATTCTTTGTATGCGAACTTGTTCCCTGTTCCAGCATCGAAGCAATGGTCGGATGGGTGGCCTGTAGGTCTATGGAATGGGGGGGGGGCCTGGAATGACAGCTCCACAGGATATTTTTCTAGGCTAGGTGCGATAGGGGGCAAGCCTCGAGAAGTGTACGGGCATCGGCCGTACCTTTTTGAGATGGGGGATTTAGCACATCAGTCTTTACTTCCTAGATACAATGTAATACGGCAAAGTGTTAGTTTATTCATTTTGGTGACAATATTTGGATGGCTGCTCTATCTTGGTGTTGCTACCTTTTCgtatgtttttatttttgataaatcGGTTTTCAACCATCCACGGTACCTGAAAAATCAGATGGCTATGGAACTTAAACAGGCACTGAGCGCTATTCCACATATGGCGCTATTAACGATTCCGTGGTTTCTGCTGGAACTGCACGGATTTTCACATCTGTATATGGGTATTGATTATGCGAATTATGGATTGCACTATTTAGTGCTGGAATGCTTCACGTTTATACTTTTCACTGATTTTGGTGTGTATTTGCTGCACAGGTGGCTACATTGGCCTTCGGTGTACAAGCTTCTGCACAAAAAACACCACAAGTGGTTGGTATGCACGCCCTATGCATCACATGCGTTCCATCCCGTGGACGGTTATATCCAATCGCTTCCATACCACATGTATCCATTCCTGTTTCCGCTCCACAAAGTATTGTACCTCATCCTCTTCACTTTTGTTAATCTGTGGACTGTGATGATCCACGGCAGCGAGTTCCTCACCAATGACCCAGTAATTAATGGAGTGGCCTGCCACACTGTCCATCACCTTTATTTCAACTATAACTACGGACAATTCACAACCTTGTGTGATAGACTTGGGGGTTCGTTCAGACAACCCGATAAAGAGCTGTTCGATCCtaaattgaaaaaggacAGATCCGTGTGGGAGAAGCAATTGCAAGAAGTTGACAGGATGATTGAAATGGTGGACGGTGTTGGTGATGACAGAGTTTATGAATAG
- the CAK1 gene encoding cyclin-dependent protein kinase-activating kinase CAK1 (similar to Ashbya gossypii AFR150C), with product MTDLNTPKIICTTRYARIQLLEDKSVAKSVKIESQCAPHDVETELRILESCHHPHIIPVLSSKLEQGILEIRMPHIELDLYQFMKSHYRTKQQRAYLDSLLSLSEGALALGGVKIRKNHLSIERTLKIITQIADAIAYIHDLGIIHRDIKPQNVLINPNTDHIYLIDFGIAYDTTPTAHHKYSETDNNKIHDVSTSIYKAPELMFSVRNYSLPVDIWSFAVLISQLFQDQIETKSASIPAFVDDGSEELDAGTDIRAIMSVFHHLGIPSQQQWPQVVKYGSGGFVGIFGTQGDGNYIFEKPWQDQLARVELMFPRLKEVPQYQQLAKLLLHMLLFDTEKRITANETFKTLQSLLPHQ from the coding sequence ATGACTGACCTGAATACCCCTAAAATTATCTGCACTACTAGATACGCCAGAATACAACTGCTGGAAGATAAAAGTGTAGCAAAATCTGTCAAAATAGAAAGCCAATGTGCGCCCCATGACGTGGAAACGGAACTGCGAATCCTTGAGTCTTGCCACCATCCACACATTATCCCTGTCCTGTCCTCAAAATTGGAGCAGGGCATTCTTGAAATAAGAATGCCCCACATCGAATTGGATCTTTACCAGTTTATGAAAAGCCATTACCGCacaaaacaacaacggGCATATCTGGATTCTCTGCTATCTTTATCCGAGGGCGCATTGGCATTAGGTGGTGTTAAAATAAGAAAAAATCACTTGAGCATTGAACGTACCTTAAAAATAATTACTCAGATTGCAGATGCCATTGCTTACATTCATGATCTGGGCATTATCCACCGCGACATTAAGCCTCAAAACGTCCTCATAAACCCAAATACTGATCACATCTACTTAATTGACTTTGGTATCGCCTACGACACCACTCCTACCGCCCATCACAAATATAGCGAAACTGACAACAATAAGATCCACGACGTATCTACCTCCATATACAAGGCCCCAGAGCTCATGTTCAGTGTCCGCAATTACAGCCTCCCCGTCGACATCTGGTCCTTCGCCGTGCTCATCTCACAACTTTTCCAGGACCAAATCGAAACCAAATCTGCCTCCATACCCGCATTCGTCGACGATGGAAGCGAAGAACTCGACGCCGGAACCGACATCAGAGCAATCATGTCCGTCTTCCACCACCTGGGAATCCCCTCCCAACAGCAATGGCCACAAGTGGTCAAATACGGCAGCGGTGGCTTCGTCGGCATCTTCGGAACACAAGGCGATGGGAACTACATCTTCGAAAAACCTTGGCAAGATCAGCTCGCCCGTGTCGAACTAATGTTCCCCCGTTTAAAAGAAGTCCCACAATACCAACAACTCGCAAAACTCCTGCTCCACATGCTCCTCTTCGACACCGAAAAACGCATCACCGCAAACGAAACCTTCAAAACCTTACAATCCCTCCTTCCTCACCAATAA
- the MNL2 gene encoding putative mannosidase MNL2 (similar to Ashbya gossypii ACR213W), whose amino-acid sequence MFVWVRMVCRKLSMVEKRIRSVLVLSVTVSLLFYYTFENEIDMLNSYAETELLPQISRGNVHGGGGGDGVLKDEGIGRGIEDGASELSDVETVVQKNRYFPLLLEHWEMWESEVARPALPKQLNYWTILPKVFLKTGGGGVKQDEDRTLVSRGVVQADHDGAGTGEDKMKLAAIKAVFDKDWELYKQSAWGHDYVRPLSRAATDSTHFATTMILSLEAHYLMGAQDEVSHILEYLSTFNFELGGLPAQWKATTDPTLGALLGAYELIQNPILLEKAEELANIIIHAFDTPPFVPLVPFDVHSPLRNRYPYRRSAVAELAGVSVEFTRLTQLTKNPKYFNAVYNMYSMARNSNGHFDLPGLITDFVDPSGCELATIGDDNAAAAGMKTIYNGKYVNCLSVNAFQYPAGTHNTGADNAVSDAAWVHENRVEYYSWDGLEAWYRSLLEMSQLIVDPEFSEKFGKMFTDAMNAIIKYMLFEPALPKPNSSEKTPQSQIRLLSSVRTWSHDEVLEHSNIVKVMRQFDMSSKSCSFPGMLALASKVFPEFETQYITAAKEVLEGCFRIHDILGVIPSSLHLDVCPEPGCFFDSDAKRQKIKDGYYNENNGKKAIVDGIKITQSSKDRLQDDDSEEEQQEAQYVFVDGALPYTLNLESWDENRPLFINAWNNTYNLDSNLVESLFYMYRITGDSSWRQVSWSLWESTMNKLTEHSAKGYKELKTSTYEDVFLDTRADQMPPEWFSKTLKYYYLMFSNESQVANLNEWIISSKGNMFHKPT is encoded by the coding sequence ATGTTTGTTTGGGTTCGGATGGTCTGCAGGAAGTTGAGTATGGTGGAGAAGCGGATTAGATCCGTGTTGGTGCTTTCGGTCACAGTATCCCTTCTTTTCTATTATACGTTTGAGAATGAGATAGATATGTTGAATTCGTATGCAGAGACGGAGTTGCTGCCGCAGATTAGCCGGGGGAATGTGCATGGGGGAGGTGGCGGTGATGGGGTATTGAAGGATGAAGGGATTGGCCGTGGCATTGAGGATGGGGCCAGTGAACTGAGTGATGTGGAGACGGTGGTGCAGAAGAATCGGTATTTCCCGTTACTTTTGGAGCATTGGGAGATGTGGGAGTCGGAGGTAGCGAGACCTGCACTGCCGAAGCAGCTGAACTACTGGACGATTCTGCCCAAGGTGTTTCTCAAGACGGGCGGTGGCGGGGTTAAGCAGGATGAGGACCGGACGCTTGTGTCGCGGGGAGTGGTGCAGGCGGACCATGATGGGGCAGGGACGGGTGAGGACAAGATGAAGCTGGCAGCGATAAAGGCCGTGTTTGACAAAGATTGGGAGCTGTATAAGCAGTCTGCATGGGGCCACGATTATGTACGGCCTCTGTCGCGGGCGGCTACGGATAGCACGCATTTTGCAACCACGATGATTCTGTCGCTTGAGGCACATTACCTAATGGGCGCGCAGGATGAGGTGTCACATATTCTAGAGTATCTTTCGACGTTCAACTTTGAGCTGGGGGGGTTGCCTGCCCAGTGGAAGGCAACCACAGATCCCACACTGGGCGCTCTGCTGGGTGCCTACGAGCTAATACAGAACCCGATCCTGTTAGAGAAAGCGGAGGAGCTGGCCAATATAATCATACATGCATTTGATACACCTCCATTTGTTCCCCTGGTGCCATTCGACGTCCACTCACCATTAAGAAACCGGTACCCTTATCGCAGAAGTGCTGTGGCAGAATTAGCTGGGGTGAGCGTTGAATTCACTCGGCTCACTCAGCTAACAAAAAACCCAAAATACTTCAATGCTGTCTATAATATGTACTCCATGGCCCGTAACTCCAACGGTCATTTTGACCTTCCTGGCCTTATAACAGACTTTGTGGATCCTAGTGGTTGTGAACTTGCTACTATTGGTGATGACAACGCAGCTGCCGCGGGTATGAAGACTATATACAATGGCAAATACGTCAATTGCCTTTCTGTCAACGCATTCCAATACCCTGCAGGGACTCACAACACTGGGGCCGATAATGCCGTCTCAGATGCCGCATGGGTTCACGAAAATCGCGTAGAATATTATTCCTGGGATGGGCTGGAAGCTTGGTACAGAAGCTTGCTGGAAATGTCTCAATTGATAGTGGATCCAGAATTTTCGGAGAAATTTGGCAAAATGTTCACAGACGCTATGAATGCCATAATCAAATACATGCTTTTTGAACCAGCTCTCCCAAAACCCAACAGTAGCGAGAAGACCCCTCAGAGTCAAATCAGGCTGTTGAGTTCCGTGAGAACATGGTCTCACGACGAAGTACTGGAGCACTCGAATATTGTCAAAGTAATGCGGCAGTTTGATATGTCCTCCAAAAGTTGTTCCTTTCCTGGAATGTTAGCTCTAGCTTCCAAAGTCTTTCCAGAGTTTGAAACTCAATACATCACCGCGGCAAAAGAAGTGCTGGAAGGGTGTTTCCGGATCCACGATATCCTCGGCGTCATCCCGTCCAGCCTTCATTTGGATGTGTGCCCAGAGCCTGGCTGCTTCTTTGATAGCGATGCTAAACgtcaaaaaataaaagacGGATACTACAATGAAAACAATGGGAAAAAGGCAATAGTTGACGGTATCAAAATAACGCAGAGTTCCAAAGATAGGCTGCAGGATGACGATTCTGAGGAAGAGCAACAAGAGGCACAATACGTCTTTGTGGATGGGGCACTGCCATATACACTGAACCTAGAGTCTTGGGACGAAAACCGTCCTCTTTTCATAAATGCCTGGAATAATACGTACAACCTCGACAGCAATCTAGTAGAAAGCTTATTCTACATGTACCGCATCACCGGAGATTCCTCATGGAGACAGGTCTCCTGGAGCCTGTGGGAATCGACAATGAACAAACTAACAGAACATAGCGCTAAAGGTTataaagaattaaaaaCGTCGACTTACGAAGATGTCTTCCTAGATACCCGAGCAGATCAAATGCCCCCAGAAtggttttcaaaaacattAAAGTACTACTATCTGATGTTCAGTAACGAGTCTCAGGTTGCAAACTTAAATGAATGGATCATCTCTTCTAAAGGAAATATGTTTCACAAACCCACgtaa